aagaatgaagggatggaaccaaagcaaaaataatatgcagctgtggatgtgactggtgatagaagcaaggtccgatgctgtaaagagcaatattgcataggaacctggaatgtgaggtccatgaatcaaggcaaattggaagtggtcaaacaagagatggcaagagtgaatgtcgacattctaggaatcagcgaactgaaatggactggaatgggtgaatttaactcagatgaccattatatctactactgcagtcaggaatccttcagaagaaatggagtggccatcatggtcaaccaaagagtccgaaatgcagtacttggatgcaatctcaaaaacgaaagaatgatctctgttcgtttccaaggcaaaccattcagtatcacagtaatccaagtctatgccccaaccagtaatgctgaagaagctgaacttgaaaggttctatgaagatatacaagacctttgagaactaacacccaaaaaagatgtcctcttcattatagaggactggaatgcaaaagtaggaagtcaagaaacacctggagtaacaggcaaatttggccttggaatacggaatgaagcagggcaaagactaatagaactttgctaagaaaatgcactggtcataacaaacaccctcttcaaacaacacaagagaagactctatacatggacatcaccagatggtcaacaccaaaatcagaccgattatattctttgcagccaaagatggagaagctctatacagtcagcaaaaacaagaccaggagctgaatgtggctcagaccatgaactccttatagccaaattcggactgaaattgaagaaagtagggaaaaccactataccattcatgtatgacctaaatcaaatcccttatgattatacagtggaagtgagaaatagatttaagggcatagatctgatagatagagtgcctgatgaactatggaatgaggttcgtgacattgtacaggagacagggatcaagaccatccccatggaaaagaaatgcaaagaagcaaaatggctgtctggggaggccttacaaatagctgtgaaaagaagagaagcaaaaagcaaatgagaaaaggaaagatataaacatctgaatgcagagttccaaagaatagcaagaagagataagaaagccttcctcagcaatcaatgcaaagaaatagagtaaaacagcagaatggggaagactagagatctcttcaagaaaattagaaataccaagggaacatttgattcacaaatgggctcgataaaggacagaaatggtatggacctaacagaagcagaagatattaagaagagatggcaagaatacacagaagaactgtacaaaaaagatcttcatgacccagataatcacgatggtttgatcactgacctagagccagatatcctggaatgtgaagtcaagtggaccttagaaaccatcactataaacaaagctagtggaggtgattgaattccagttgagctctttcaaatcctgaaagatgatgctgtgaaagtgctgcactcaatatgccagcaaatttggaaaactcagcagtggccacaggactggaaaaggtcagttttcattccaatcccaaagaaagccaatgccaaagaatgctcaaactaccacacaattgcactcatctcacacgctagtaaagtaatgctcaaaattctccaagccaggcttcagcaatatgtgaaccgtgaacttcctgatgttcaagctggttttagaaaagacagagcaacaagagatcaaattgccaacatccgttggatcgtcaaaaaattaagagagttccagaaaaatatctatttctgctttattgacgatgccaaagcctttgactgtgtggatcacaataaactgtggaaaattctgaaagagatgggaacaccagaccacctgacctgcctcttgagaaatttgtatgcacgttaggaagccacagttagaactggacatggaacaacagactggttccaaataggaaaaggagtccgtcaaggctgcatattgtcaccctgcttatttaacttctatgcagaacacatcatgagaaacgctgggctggaagaagcacaagctggaatcaagactgacaagagaaatatcaataacctcagatatgcagatgacagcactcttacggcagaaagtgaagaggaactaaaaagcccctggatgaaagtgaaagtggagagtgaaaaagttggctcaaagctcaacattcagcaaaggaagatcacggcatctggttccatcacttcatgggaaatagatggggaaacagtggaaacagtgtcagacttttggggggtggctccaaaattattgcagatcatgactgcagccgtgaaattaaaagatgtttactctttggatgaaaagttatgaccaacctagatagcatattcaaaatcagaaacgttactttgccaaacaaaggtccgtctagtcaaggctatggttttccagtggtcatgtatggatgtgagagttggaatgtgtggaaggctgagagccaaagaattgatgcttttgaattgtggtgttggagaagactcttgagagtcctttggactgcaaggagatccaaccagtccattctgaaggagatcagccctgggatttctttggaaggaatgatgctgaaactgaaactccagtactttggcacctcatgtgaagagttgtctcattggaaaagactctgatgctgggagggattggggcaggaggagaaggggacgacagaggatgagatggctggatggcatcactgactctatggaaatgagtctgagtgaactccgggcattggtgatggacagggaggcctggcgtgctgcaattcatggggttgcaaagagtcggacacgactgagagactgaactgaactgactgacctaaTATTgaataaatcaatcaataaatatggTAAGATCTCATTTTTTTATGCCGCCATTAATATCTTTCaggaatattttctaatttttaccaTACAGGCTTTcatattttgtatatatctttAAGGATTTCATAGTTATGATGAATTTATAACAGGTGTTTAACAATTTAACAAGGCTATGatcttttcagtagtcatgtatggatgtgagagttggaccataaagaaggcagaaagcctaagaatcgatgcttttgcattgtggtgttagagaatcccttggactgcaagaagatcaaatcaagcaatcctaaagaaaatcaaccctgaatattcattgagaggactgatgctgaatatgaagctccaaaactctggccagctgatgtgaagagtcgattcattggaaaagaccctgatgctgggaaaaattgaaagcaggagaatagggtgacagagaataagatgattggatggaatcatcaatacaatggacatgaacttggcaaactctaggagttgaTGAGGGATAGAacggcctggcgtcctgcagtccatagagtaacaaagagtcagacgtgatttgtCAACTGAACAATAACTACAACATTTaacaatttcatttctaatatttcatttgtagtatatagaaataaaaattattgtcTGTACTGATCTCTCCTTGACCATCCTAAATTCACCTTTTAATGCAATGCTTTTTTTATATAGCTTATATTTCTACCTGAACAATCTCATCATATactaataaatacaatttaaattccTTCTTTCCAATCTGgactgtttggtttttttctttgccaTATTGAATGCCACCTCCATTAAAATGTCAATATCATGGGAAGGAAGAGTCCTACTTGCCTTTTTCTTGAATTAGTAAAAGTGTTTTTGAGTTTTTAAGGATGGTGAACAAAGAACAGTGCAGTCTCTCTATgatgtaaataaaatttcataaatgttaaaaatacaaaattaaacaaaaaagtgATAATTTTGaagaggatgaaagtgaaagtgaagtcgctcagttgtgtccaactcttttcgaccccatggactgtaacccaccagcctcttcagtccatggaattttccaggcaagggtactggagtgggttgctatttccttctccaggagatcttcccgacccagggattgaacccgggtctcccgtgttgcaggcagacgctttactgtctgagtcaccagggaagatatTTGTATGCATATCATATATAAACAAACTGTTACATATCTTATTACATTTTTCCTAGAAATATTGACCAAATCATggaattttgtcttttgtttgctACAAAGAAATGATCAAACCATAGCAatcaaaaaatagaataaaaattatagaatataataaaatattttacaataaaatatgcAATATGGTACACATATATTCATGCATATGTAGTAAAAGATTTTTTACACACTCTTATGAACCAATACTGAAGAAGGTTATCCCATAACAAAGGCACAAAGCTAGTTCAGCATAGACTAGACCTCTTATGCAAAagtacaaaaataattaaaacacaaattttaaataagaaatatttttgtttttcagacagATAAGCAAATGTAACTATTTTATTTGATCAAAAAGAAGTTAGGAATCAAGAtcccaataaaatataaaaatataactcaAAGCTTCCATGGGAGAAtctcaagaaatttaaattttttccctcTGGCTTTATTGTGACATAATTTACAGTTAATATGGTGTAAATTTAAAGTCGACAACATGTTGATTTGATGTATTTATATAGCTCAATATGGCTACAATTTAGCACTAGctaacagggaggcctggtgtgctacaattcatggggttgcaaagagtcggacatgactgagcgactggactgaactgaactgaacattttcatGTTACATAATTATCATTCCTTTTTCTGAGGTGAGAATATTTAAGGcccactctcttagcaactttcaagtacagAATATTATTAAAGACTATTAAGAAAACGTATCTGGTTCAGagaatactttggccccctgatgtgaagaactgactcattggaaaagaccctcctgcttagaaagattgaacgcaggaggagaaggaaatgtcagagCATGAGGTTGGTGTATGgtatcactgatgtgatggacatgagtttgagcaatctcctggagttgatgagggacagggaagcctggtgtgctgcagcctatggggtagcaaagagttggacatgactgagcgactgaacttgaaTTTACAGACAAATAGTCTGATTTAGATAAATAAGATGCTGTGAGTTACTGAATTGCTAAGTGTGCTGAGTCTAAAGACTTCTAGGGCTCACATATAAAAGCAacttgccagtccaggttcgatgcacgatactggatgcttggggctagtgcactgggacgacccagagggatggtatggggagggaggagggaggagggttcaggatggggaacacatgtatacctgtggcggattcattttgatatttggcaaaactaatacaatttgtaaagtttaaaaataaaataaaatttaaaataaataaataaaaaaaaaagcaacttaaCTGATGAGAACAGAGCAGGATCCTAAACTCTTCCACACGTGATAAGGGAGCCTCTGAATTAATTCAGATGAATGATGAATTCAAATCATTTTATTACACTGAGCCTCCTGGAAACCACCATAAGTTTAATTTTAATACATGCCTTAGAGAAGTATAGTGAATAAAAGCATAAGTACATGCTTACATAAAACCACATGTATATGCACAAACACATGTAGACACTAGGAAATTTATTCTAATAGTTGGGAATAATGATAATCATTTGAATCATTTTATATACGCTATTCTTTCTCACTTGACTCTCTTTACTTGTCCTTAGGGTGTCCTAACTCATTCTAAGGTATGGTGCTATTTACTTAATTATATTTGTAATTCATCTCTTCCCCTCAAGAAAGGCAGATATTTTCCCCCTTTGGGTGCTAAAGTATATATAGCACATAGAAGTATGACCAGCCCTTAGAAGGCAATTTCTAAATACGTGCTAAACATTTccatactttttattctttttagagacacacagagaacagTTTGAAGCCCATCACCTAAATTATATGATTCATATTGTACACAAGACTTAAGAGAAAGAattgcatattcttttccatgtactTTGTAGGGCATGTTTTACATCTTTGTTCCTCAAACTGTAGATCAAGGGATTTAGCATAGGGATAATGAGAGTGTAAAATATAGATGCCATTTTATCTGTGTCAAATGAATGGTGGGACTCTGGTTGCACATACATGAATATTAAAGCCCCATAGAACACTGTGACCACTGTCAGGTGAGACCCACAGGTAGAAAAAGCCTTTTGCCTGCCTTCAGCAGAGCTCATCCTGAGAATGGATGCAAGAATAAGAAGGTAAGACACGAGAACTATCAGAAGagagaaaatcaaattaaaaccTGCTGAGATAAGAATAATCAGTCCAATTTCACTTGCATTTGAGCAGAGCAAAGATAACAAGGGAAGACTGTCACAGTAGAAATGTCTGATGGCATTATAACCACAGAATGATGAGTCAAATATCTTTACAGTGATAAGAAGAGACTCAAATATGCTATACAAATAGGGCATTGCCACCAGCACTTGACATACCCTTTGCGACATGACCACTGGGTAGAGCAGAGggttacagatggccacatagcggtcataggacaTTGCTGCCAGAATAAAAAGCTCACTAATAATGAACACGAGAAAGAAAGTGAGCTGTGTGGCACAAAAGTAATAGGAGATTTTATTTTGATCCGCCACAAAATTTACTAACATTTTGGGGCCCACGGTTGTTGAATAACCAAGATCAGTGAAAGCCAGGTGcctgagaaagaagtacatgggtgTCTGCAGCCTGGAGTCCACCTTAGTGAGGATGACCATGCCAAAGTTGCCCACCACAGAGATCACGTAGATGATGAGGAAGAGCCCAAACAGTGGAGCCTGCAGCTCAGGGCAGTCTGTGATTCCCATAAGGATGAATTCACTCAGCACTGTTCCATTGTGTGGTTCCATCCAGTTTTATGAGGAAACCTATTCTGGGTAGACACAGCAGCAGAGTCAATAGATTTTGTGTAAAATATCTTCTTAGATGTGTTAGTATGCAAAACTGGTaagtaatataaatttaaatgtcCAGTTTAGCATATTTAAATGGAAGTCCATCTGTCACACATTAAAGTATACATAAATAGAGACAGAAGAAGATATGAAGGTAGATCAGCTATTCTCAATTAGAGTGATTTTACTCCCCCAAAGAATATTTTTCcactgtctggagacattttggctGTCATAACTGACAGTTGAAATGCTATTGGCTTGTAATATTTATAGGCCAATTAAAGCGTTCAATATCTTAACATATCATATACGCAACCTGTAACAATATTGAGCCAGTAGTCACAATAATATCCGAGTTGACAAGCACTATAGTACAGGTATAGAAACAGAGACAATTagagatacataaatatatataacaaagcAAAACCGAGAAGCTAAACAATCATAAAATTAGGTATTATAATAATTATCATACTATTCCTTAAAGTTCTATCTTTATTCTTTATAAGATATAATCAcagaatgacattttaaaaaggcatCTCTCCTAggatatagttcagttcagttcagttgctc
Above is a genomic segment from Bos javanicus breed banteng chromosome 15, ARS-OSU_banteng_1.0, whole genome shotgun sequence containing:
- the LOC133261471 gene encoding olfactory receptor 8K3-like, translating into MEPHNGTVLSEFILMGITDCPELQAPLFGLFLIIYVISVVGNFGMVILTKVDSRLQTPMYFFLRHLAFTDLGYSTTVGPKMLVNFVADQNKISYYFCATQLTFFLVFIISELFILAAMSYDRYVAICNPLLYPVVMSQRVCQVLVAMPYLYSIFESLLITVKIFDSSFCGYNAIRHFYCDSLPLLSLLCSNASEIGLIILISAGFNLIFSLLIVLVSYLLILASILRMSSAEGRQKAFSTCGSHLTVVTVFYGALIFMYVQPESHHSFDTDKMASIFYTLIIPMLNPLIYSLRNKDVKHALQSTWKRICNSFS